cttataatataaatcttaaacttaaACTCAAATTAGATCATTTTAAAAACCAAACTCCAATTATATTCAAAAACTCAAACCATATACTTGATCCTAAATCTTAACCATGTACCTAATAGAACTTAtatccaatatataaaaaaattgaatagttaaaatcctatttttttaaagattaatttcatattctaaatatatactttaaacaATCATCCCCCAAACTctaaatatatactttaatttggGGTTTAAACCCTTACCCTAAACATAAAcactaaaatttcaatattttcataatataatttcgatcttaaatttaaatttaaagtttaataattttaaaaatagaatctcaaatttaaattataaccctcaaacattaaatcttaaatctataccctaaatataataccctaaaccccaaacttaAATCTTACATACAAAgtcataaatctatttttttaatttataatataaattttaaacttagactccaaatatattctaaaactcaaaccatatacttaattataaatcttaaccctaaaccctaaaccacataCTTCATATTAACCTACATCATAAATCCTaatttacaaatttcaaaaatttaaatataggtTTTGAAATTTAGACTTTGAGTATATATTCCAAACCATATACAATAACTCTAAATCTTATACACCAAATCATAaaatccaaacatcaaatttaacCTTTTCAAATTTAAACACCAAAACCTAAACATAGATACtaatcaaaaaatttcaaattgtattctcaaattttactctaaaccccaaacctaaGACTCCAAATAAACTTtaataacaaaataacaaaatataaaagatactaaatttataaaacaaatttataaactagatttatataaaattttttttaaacagagtataattaagaaaaaaatatagaggaaatagaatgtgtttaaaaaataataagaggAAACAGATCTGACCAATAGGAAAGAATGGCGAGGATAGCTAAGATATCAATCTCTACCGTTGATAGGTTTCAATCCAACGgcatataattattaatttttttttattttctctttctctGACGACCTCTGCAATTCTTTTTCACATATCTCAAACTAAATTATCAATTTTCTCAGAATCCTCTCATGTCTCGTCTCTTCATCTCTCATATCTGGTCATCTGCAATCTTCTTTTCTCTGGTGAGCTCCTCACATCTTCTTCTAAGAAACCCCTCTGTCTCTCCAACCACCGTTGATAAGCTTCACCACCACGCTCCTTTTGGAACCATTACGTCGTCACAAAAACACATCAATGCCTCTGCTCACATATCCATCGTTACCCTCTCTCCTCTCCGGAGACacagaaacaagaaacaaaacgtCGTCACCTGTCTCCATCTCCACCTTGTTTCAGTTAGAATATtgtctagtctctctctctctatctctctctctctctcttttgattCTGGTTTTGTCACCGTTTTTGGTATAGAAAGCTGATGGAAAGGATTTCCCatgaaagtttgaatcttttttatgtttgtgttttgaAATCTGGGTTCCAGGGATAAAcagaagatgaagaacatcaggacacggagagaagagagaagaggcGAAGTCGGAGCTCTGTAGTGATGGAGATAGCGGCTATGACTGTGATGGGAACTTGTCTCCAACTTGCTTTTAGTCTGAGAATTTCGTGTGTCCTGTGTTCATTTGAACTGAGAGATACTTTTGTGTTTCAGAAATTGATGTATCAACATGAAAGCGGTCTTTTCGATTTTAGACGGACTGAAAGCTCTCCGTTGCTGCTTGTAATTGACAAAAGAGATGACCCGGTACGGTTACCCCATTGCTTAATCAGTGGACATATCAGGTCAACTtgcctaatattttttttattgtgctACTCTCTAGTATATGAGATGTGCCTCCAGATGTCGTACTTTTTTGTAAGAATAAGAATTTCTcattaaagaatttttttctgtAGGCAATGGTGCACGAACTCATAAATTCTATAGGCAATGGTTCATTATGAGTTCGTGCACCATTGCCTACAGAAAAAATTCTTTAATGAGAAATTCTTATTCTTACAAAAAAGTACGACATCTGGAGGCACATCTCATATACTAGAGAGTagcacaataaaaaaaaatattaggcaAGTTGACCTGATATGTCCACTGATTAAGCAATGGGGTAACCGTACCGGGTCATCTCTTTTGTCAATTACAAGCAGCAACGGAGAGCTTTCAGTCCGTCTAAAATCGAAAAGACCGCTTTCATGCTGATACATCAATTTCTGAAACACAAAAGTATCTCTCAGTTCAAATGAACACAGGACACACGAAATTCTCAGACTAAAAGCAAGTTGGAGACAAGTTCCCATCACAGTCATAGCCGCTATCTCCATCACTACAGAGCTCCGACTTCgcctcttctctcttctctccgtgtcctgatgttcttcatcttctgTTTATCCCTGGAACCCAGATTtcaaaacacaaacataaaaaagattcaaactttcatGGGAAATCCTTTCCATCAGCTTTCTATACCAAAAACGGTGACAAAACCAGaatcaaaagagagagagagagagagatagagagagagagactagacgATATTCTAATTGAAACAAGGTGGAGATGGAGATAGGTGACGacgttttgtttcttgtttatgTGTCTCCGAAGAGGAGAGAGGGTAACGATGGATATGTGAGCAGAGGCATTGATGTGTTTTTGTGACGACGTAATGGTTCCAAAAGGAGCGTGGTGGTGAAGCTTATCAACGGTGGTTGGAGAGACAGAGGGGTTTCTTAGAAGAAGATGTGAGGAGCTCACCAGAGAAAAGAAGATTGCAGATGACCAGATATGAGAGATGAAGAGACGAGACATGAGAGGATTCTGAGAAAATTGATAATTTAGTTTGAGATATGTGAAAAAGAATTGCAGAGGTCGTCagagaaagagaaaataaaaaaaaattaataattatataccgTTGGATTGAAACCTATCAACGGTAGAGATTGATATCTTAGCTATCCTCGCCATTCTTTCCTATTGGTCAGATCTGTTTcctcttattattttttaaacacattctatttcctctttatttttttcttaattatactctgtttaaaaaaaaatttatataaatctagtttataaatttgttttataaatttagtatcttttatattttgttattttgttattaAAGTTTATTTGGAGTCttaggtttggggtttagagtaaaatttgagaatacaatttgaaattttttgattaGTATCTATGTTTAGGTTTTGGTGTTTAAATTTGAAAAGgttaaatttgatgtttggatttTATGATTTGGTGTATAAGATTTAGAGTTATTGTATATGGTTTGGAATATATACTCAAAGTCTAAATTTCAAAacctatatttaaatttttgaaatttgtaaattAGGATTTATGATGTAGGTTAATATGAAGTATgtggtttagtgtttagggttaagatttataattaagtatatggtttgagttttagaatatatttggagtctaagtttaaaatttatattataaattaaaaaaatagatttatgacTTTGTATGTAAAAAACATTAGACTTAATAATTAGaacaacaaatatatttaatatactaccacaacaaaatatatagtcTAGTCAACCTTTTTATTCCTAGACTACTAATTtgagatatattcaaaattaatggtaattgaacaattaccaaaatattacagtcaaattattatttaccaTACTACAATATGAAATATGTTGAAAATTAATGGTAATTGAATACATTCCTAACGTTGTCCATTTTGTGTTCTTGACTCTTCCTCTCAAATAtctgtatatataagattacaagtGCATGACTATATTTCAACATCACAAATAAAAGATAGAACTAAAAGCGACAGCCATGGAAACACCAAAACTGAAGTTGGCTGTCGAGGAGTTGGAGATGGATCATCTCATGCTCCAGATCCAAAATGGTAGAATGCTTGATGACCTTTCTCAAACCGAGACTGAGAAGTTAAAGTCATATGCAATTAAGAAGTGCCGAACTCTTTGTGGTGAGATCCCAATGGCACATGGATTCCCAATGATACAGGGGGGAAGTGTCTATTTGATGGATAAGTGGATCAAGGATCCATCTGATAAAGAGGATGAGATGAAGACCTGTGAAGGAGAGAGCAGCAAGTCTGGTGGTGCGGACGATGCCTAATGAAGCAGCTAGCCGtcgaataataaaattaatgtgtCTTGGAAtaaagttgttgttgttgtgtcttTGTGTTCTCGTTTCatttttctagtttttgttgttttggtcatgtttcttgttttttttttttttttttttttttcttgttgtgtCTTAAACTTGTGTCTTTGTTTGCATATGTTAACCTAAATTAATGCAATGTTTTCCCGTATTCAACACTATGTTTTTCTAGGGTTCAACATAAAGCAAATTGTTTGAGAACAATAAGCTATATATAGGTACATTAATTTTCATGAATAGTTTGATATGGAAAAGTTTTTCTCATCGTTTCTTTTATGATGTTTAAACCTTAAATTCACACGTAAGATTTATTATTGTCTTTCTTGATTTTCCCTCAAACGCTGGATCTTTCGCTGCTTGCTAcgtagcaattttttttttctttttagcatTTAAATTAAGACTACAAATTACTCGGGTGCAACTGGAATGcaattttttggaataaaaactTCCTGAATACTTAATTCCTTCTCATTCCATAAAATATTCACCAGTTGCAATGAAAAGAAGGAATGGCTATTCCATTTCATTCCATATTATTCCTtccaattccaaaaaaaatatcaacattCTTTTGAAAAACCATTCCACATCAAAATAGTTTTGGAACAAATGGAATATTAATTTCATTCCATTGAATTCCACTAATTATCATTCATGTAATTCCACTTATTCCTTTTATTAACATCCAGTTACAGCCTCAGTATCTACAATTTCAAGAGATTTGTTttagagtgtgtgtgtgtgtgtgtcctaCTTTTTGCAGACTCTGGTCTTCCCATAAATGTCCAAATTACCCATTAGTCCAACGCTTTCAGTGTAATGATAAAAGAAAGCCAAAGAGGAGAGGGATAGAGAGAGTAGAATTACACCCCAAAGATTCCAATAGCATTCTTAGCTATGCATAGTTGATGTAGAGTACTACTATAAGGACCACTCTTCTGTGATTTCTCCTTCAAAGTACACAGAAATTTCAAGTGCAGTGTTTATAGACAAGGCTTTTGGGGTATTAAGTTGATTAAAGAATCTTGATTAACATTTGAAGCCTGTGAAGTGTGTGAGAGAAAGCTTCTATctgcacacacaaaaaaaatgtgATTCAGAATACAGTACTTAGGATTCAGTAGAGTAAAAAAAATTGCCAATCAACTATAAAACCAGCTTTATGCAGAGAGAGCTATGGGGGTCCCCCAGTCAAAAAACATATACGCTTCTAAACAAGTTTCAGAAGGATATTGCAACTACTTACCTATATCTACTGAGAGATATTCAGAGAG
This genomic stretch from Brassica napus cultivar Da-Ae chromosome C9, Da-Ae, whole genome shotgun sequence harbors:
- the LOC125592790 gene encoding uncharacterized protein LOC125592790; translation: METPKLKLAVEELEMDHLMLQIQNGRMLDDLSQTETEKLKSYAIKKCRTLCGEIPMAHGFPMIQGGSVYLMDKWIKDPSDKEDEMKTCEGESSKSGGADDA